The following proteins are encoded in a genomic region of Pseudodesulfovibrio mercurii:
- the aspA gene encoding aspartate ammonia-lyase has protein sequence MTQIRLEHDSLGEVAVPADAYYGVQTRRALDNFHISGIPMSHYPRMINALAYVKMAAAEANASLGLLDEDKSRAICRACEEILDGRLHDQFVVDVVQGGAGTSANMNTNEVVCNRALELLGHAKGEYEHLHPLNHVNMSQSTNDVYPSALNIALILDIRELIDAMDYLRKAFRRKGEEFADVIKMGRTQLQDAVPMTLGQEFTAWAVTIGEDMQRLNEAQALVHEINMGATAIGTGLNSHPDYARTVTEKLVQLTTLQLISSPDLVEATQDTGAYVQLSGVLKRAAVKLSKICNDLRLLSSGPRCGLNEINLPPMQPGSSIMPGKVNPVIPEVVNQVAFTVIGHDMTVTMACEAGQLELNVMEPIIGYSLFQSMNMLRRACLTLADKCVSGITANRERCREMVEHSIGLVTALNPYLGYEKSAEIAKEAMKTGGSVYEIVLEKGYLSREELDDVLKPENMVKPRYVHRP, from the coding sequence ATGACGCAAATTCGGTTGGAACACGACAGCCTCGGCGAAGTGGCCGTTCCGGCGGATGCCTATTACGGGGTCCAGACCCGGCGCGCCCTGGACAACTTTCATATCTCGGGCATCCCCATGTCCCACTACCCCCGGATGATCAACGCCCTGGCCTACGTCAAGATGGCCGCGGCCGAGGCCAACGCCTCCCTGGGGCTGCTGGACGAGGACAAGAGCCGGGCCATCTGCCGGGCCTGCGAGGAGATCCTGGACGGCAGGCTGCACGACCAGTTCGTGGTGGACGTGGTCCAGGGCGGGGCGGGCACCTCGGCCAACATGAACACGAACGAGGTGGTCTGCAATCGCGCCCTGGAGCTTCTGGGCCACGCCAAGGGGGAATACGAACACCTCCACCCCCTCAACCACGTGAACATGTCCCAGTCCACCAACGACGTCTATCCGTCGGCCCTGAACATCGCCCTGATTCTGGACATCCGCGAGCTGATCGACGCCATGGACTACCTGCGCAAGGCCTTCCGGCGCAAGGGCGAGGAGTTCGCCGACGTCATCAAGATGGGCCGGACCCAGCTTCAGGACGCCGTGCCCATGACGCTCGGCCAGGAGTTCACGGCCTGGGCCGTGACCATCGGCGAGGACATGCAGCGGCTGAACGAGGCCCAGGCCCTGGTCCACGAGATCAACATGGGGGCCACGGCCATCGGCACCGGGCTCAACTCCCACCCGGACTACGCCCGCACGGTCACGGAAAAGCTGGTCCAGCTGACCACGCTTCAGCTCATCTCCTCCCCGGACCTGGTGGAGGCCACCCAGGACACCGGGGCCTATGTCCAGCTGTCCGGCGTGCTCAAGCGGGCGGCCGTGAAGCTGTCCAAGATCTGCAACGACCTGCGCCTGCTTTCCAGCGGCCCGCGCTGCGGCCTGAACGAGATCAACCTGCCGCCCATGCAGCCCGGCTCCTCGATCATGCCGGGCAAGGTCAACCCTGTCATCCCAGAGGTGGTCAACCAGGTGGCCTTCACGGTCATCGGCCACGACATGACCGTGACCATGGCCTGCGAGGCCGGGCAGCTGGAGCTCAACGTCATGGAGCCGATCATCGGCTATTCCCTGTTCCAGTCCATGAACATGCTCCGCCGGGCCTGCCTGACCCTGGCCGACAAGTGCGTCTCGGGCATCACCGCCAACCGCGAACGCTGCCGCGAGATGGTCGAACACTCCATCGGCCTGGTCACGGCCCTGAACCCGTACCTGGGCTACGAGAAGTCCGCCGAGATCGCCAAGGAGGCAATGAAGACGGGCGGTTCCGTGTACGAGATCGTCCTGGAGAAGGGGTACCTCAGCCGCGAGGAACTGGACGATGTCCTCAAGCCCGAGAACATGGTCAAGCCGCGCTACGTGCATCGGCCGTGA
- the ldhH gene encoding L-lactate dehydrogenase (quinone) large subunit LdhH yields MQKAHDLKEYREELRETLENDFLRTTLDNFAIAYRAGRANAFKGMDVKGLIREIADSKDAAAQHADALYKEFKENAEASGVHVHFAKDGDEANRIITKIALDAKCKKIVKSKSMTAEETLLNHDLEDAGLEVTETDLGEWIIQLRHEGPSHMVMPAIHLSRFQVGDLFTEVTGKKQDTEIEKLVKVARRELRQKYVEADMGISGANFAIAETGSIGIVTNEGNARLVTTLPRVHVALMGIDKLLPSLHDALRILKVLPRNATGQQITSYVTWITGNNECLAAEDGRKEIHYVVLDNGRSELIKDPLFSQVNRCVRCGACANVCPVYRLVGGHKMGHIYIGAIGLILTYFFHGKDKAKNLVQNCINCEACKDVCAGGIDLPRLIKEIHARIQDEDGHPLPSFLLGKVLRNRKLFHTLLRTAKWGQKPVAEKDGFIRHLPMIFSKEQGFRALPTIAETPFRDWWQENRPEVENPKYRVALFSGCVQDFVYPEQLQAAVDVFAANGVAMEFPEKQSCCGLPVQMMGETKASRDVAQQNLRAFEPDAYDYIVTLCASCAAHLKHNYPKLVMDKPALKLRADKFSAKIIDYSSFVNDVLKVDAEGFTKTGEKATYHAPCHLCRGLDVHEAPRQLIEKSGMEYVECAEEEVCCGFGGTFSMKFPELSAELLKKKLDNVEATGADTLLTDCPGCIMQLRGGLKRRGSKIQVKHVAEVMSKNKK; encoded by the coding sequence AAAGAATACCGCGAGGAGCTGCGCGAGACCCTCGAAAACGACTTCCTGCGCACCACGCTGGACAACTTCGCCATCGCCTACCGCGCGGGCCGCGCCAACGCCTTCAAGGGCATGGACGTCAAGGGGCTGATCCGCGAGATCGCCGACTCCAAGGACGCCGCCGCCCAGCATGCCGACGCCCTGTACAAGGAGTTCAAGGAGAACGCCGAAGCGTCGGGCGTGCACGTGCACTTCGCCAAGGACGGCGACGAGGCCAACCGGATCATCACCAAGATCGCCCTGGACGCCAAGTGCAAGAAGATCGTCAAGTCCAAATCCATGACCGCCGAGGAGACGCTCCTCAACCATGACCTGGAGGACGCCGGGCTCGAAGTGACCGAGACCGACCTGGGCGAATGGATCATCCAGCTGCGCCATGAGGGTCCGTCCCACATGGTCATGCCCGCCATCCACCTGTCCCGTTTCCAGGTGGGCGACCTGTTCACCGAGGTGACCGGCAAGAAGCAGGACACCGAGATCGAGAAACTGGTCAAGGTGGCCCGCCGCGAGCTGCGCCAGAAGTACGTCGAGGCCGACATGGGCATCTCCGGGGCCAACTTCGCCATCGCCGAGACCGGCTCCATCGGCATCGTCACCAACGAGGGCAACGCCCGCCTGGTGACCACCCTGCCCAGGGTCCACGTGGCCCTGATGGGCATCGACAAGCTCCTGCCGAGCCTGCACGACGCCCTGCGCATCCTCAAGGTCCTGCCGCGCAACGCCACCGGCCAGCAGATCACCTCCTACGTGACCTGGATCACCGGCAACAACGAATGCCTGGCGGCCGAGGACGGCAGGAAGGAAATCCACTACGTGGTCCTGGACAACGGCCGGAGCGAGCTGATCAAGGATCCGCTCTTCTCCCAGGTCAACCGCTGCGTGCGCTGCGGCGCCTGCGCCAACGTCTGCCCGGTCTACCGGCTGGTCGGCGGCCACAAGATGGGCCACATCTACATCGGAGCCATCGGCCTGATCCTGACCTACTTCTTCCACGGCAAGGACAAGGCCAAGAACCTGGTCCAGAACTGCATCAACTGCGAGGCGTGCAAGGACGTCTGCGCGGGCGGCATCGACCTGCCGCGCCTGATCAAGGAGATCCACGCGCGCATCCAGGACGAGGACGGCCACCCGCTGCCCAGCTTCCTGCTCGGCAAGGTCCTGCGCAACCGCAAGCTGTTCCACACCCTGCTGCGCACCGCCAAGTGGGGCCAGAAGCCCGTGGCCGAAAAGGACGGATTCATCCGCCATCTGCCCATGATCTTCTCCAAGGAACAGGGCTTCCGCGCCCTGCCGACCATCGCCGAGACCCCGTTCCGCGACTGGTGGCAGGAGAACCGGCCCGAGGTCGAGAATCCCAAGTACCGCGTGGCCCTGTTCTCGGGCTGCGTGCAGGACTTCGTCTACCCCGAGCAGCTCCAGGCCGCCGTGGACGTGTTCGCGGCCAACGGCGTGGCCATGGAGTTCCCGGAAAAGCAGTCCTGCTGCGGCCTGCCCGTGCAGATGATGGGCGAGACCAAGGCCTCCCGCGACGTGGCCCAGCAGAACCTGCGCGCCTTCGAGCCGGACGCCTATGACTATATCGTCACCCTGTGCGCCTCCTGCGCCGCGCACCTCAAGCACAACTACCCGAAGCTGGTCATGGACAAGCCCGCGCTGAAGCTCCGCGCCGACAAGTTCTCGGCCAAGATCATCGACTACTCGTCCTTCGTCAACGATGTGCTCAAGGTGGACGCCGAGGGCTTTACGAAGACCGGGGAAAAGGCTACCTATCACGCGCCTTGCCACCTGTGTCGTGGTTTGGATGTGCACGAAGCGCCCCGCCAGCTCATCGAGAAGAGCGGCATGGAATACGTGGAGTGCGCCGAGGAAGAGGTCTGCTGCGGTTTCGGCGGCACCTTCTCCATGAAGTTCCCGGAGCTGTCGGCCGAGCTGCTCAAGAAGAAGCTCGACAACGTCGAGGCCACCGGGGCGGACACCCTGCTGACCGACTGCCCCGGCTGCATCATGCAGCTTCGAGGCGGCCTCAAGCGGCGGGGCTCCAAGATTCAGGTGAAGCACGTGGCCGAGGTCATGTCCAAAAACAAAAAATAA
- a CDS encoding septal ring lytic transglycosylase RlpA family protein, protein MRRCTALFALAILFALAGCGSMNPYPEHVYSTPSTKNGQLDTKTKPYTVLGRTYYPLQSADGYDEIGLASWYGADFHGRKTANGQTYNMYGVSAAHKTLPLGSRVRVTNLENNRSVVLTINDRGPFVNERILDLSYGAAKKLGTVESGVAKVRVTSLTTEIVPTRLAEAPGRLYHVRVGAFAVRENALRVHQRLLGEGYSGASITVVDRDGRVLHIVQAGSFPSRDQAERVMEALKGDFPTCYIIS, encoded by the coding sequence ATGCGTCGATGCACAGCCCTGTTCGCCCTTGCGATCCTGTTCGCCCTGGCCGGGTGCGGTTCCATGAACCCCTATCCGGAGCACGTCTATTCAACGCCGTCCACCAAGAACGGCCAATTGGATACCAAGACCAAACCGTACACGGTCCTGGGCCGGACCTACTATCCGCTCCAGTCCGCGGACGGCTATGACGAGATCGGCCTGGCCTCCTGGTACGGCGCGGACTTCCACGGCAGGAAGACGGCCAACGGGCAGACCTACAACATGTACGGCGTGTCCGCGGCCCACAAGACCCTGCCCCTGGGCAGCCGGGTCCGGGTGACCAACCTGGAGAACAACCGCAGCGTGGTCCTGACCATCAACGACCGTGGTCCCTTCGTCAACGAACGCATCCTCGACCTGTCCTACGGCGCGGCCAAAAAGCTCGGCACCGTGGAGTCCGGGGTGGCCAAGGTCCGGGTCACCTCCCTGACCACGGAGATCGTGCCCACGCGGCTCGCCGAGGCGCCGGGCAGGCTCTATCACGTGCGCGTCGGGGCGTTTGCCGTGCGCGAGAACGCCCTGCGCGTGCATCAGCGGCTGCTCGGCGAGGGATACAGCGGGGCGAGCATCACCGTAGTTGACCGCGACGGTCGGGTATTGCACATTGTCCAGGCCGGGAGCTTCCCTTCCCGTGATCAGGCCGAGCGGGTCATGGAGGCCCTCAAGGGGGACTTCCCGACCTGTTATATTATCAGTTGA
- a CDS encoding HU family DNA-binding protein: MTKAELVAKIAEKIGTSKAQAEASMNAILDTIQDELAAGNKLTLTGFGTFSVSERKARTGRNPRTGTALNIPACKVAQFKPGKVLKDAVK; the protein is encoded by the coding sequence ATGACCAAAGCTGAACTCGTAGCCAAGATCGCTGAAAAGATCGGCACTTCCAAAGCCCAGGCCGAGGCCTCCATGAACGCCATCCTGGATACCATCCAGGACGAGCTGGCCGCCGGCAACAAACTGACCTTGACCGGCTTCGGCACTTTCAGCGTGAGCGAGCGCAAGGCCCGCACCGGCCGCAACCCCCGCACCGGCACCGCCTTGAACATCCCGGCCTGCAAGGTCGCCCAGTTCAAGCCCGGCAAGGTCCTGAAGGACGCCGTAAAATAG
- a CDS encoding methyl-accepting chemotaxis protein produces the protein MSNKTPFCFKLSAGLYGAALLVSAAVSAVCYFIFGTASVNMLAVAAMIAAFTLLGVVILWALHGALVRPAAVLSEFTGHMLDEEYGLADSDALAAAVPGLGAQVGELASRYKERLGFARSILHGLPIPCAIVDTDQRLTYLNRECLNMLGSREAPEAFYGRMISQIFYKDDRRSKIADCMAEDKRDMDVEAVFKHADGSDINVLINLFPLHDVEERVIGGCCLYMNTTQLKRHEREILNQNERIATAAGEATTISGKLAEASHQLERMVDQARQGSREQTDRTTETAAAMEEMNAAVLEVARFAQEAAGDARTANEQAREGEAVVGKVIEAIDEVSRHASGLKHSMEQLDHRAEEIGVVLGVIEDIADQTNLLALNAAIEAARAGEAGRGFAVVADEVRKLAEKTMHATSEVHSAVKGIQEVARENVRATQTAVESVNRSTELAGRSGEALASILSTTQDTADQVHSIAAAAEQQSSASEQISAATSEVTRVCGETDDLMVEASKAIDHLAELAEHLTAVVGNMK, from the coding sequence ATGTCCAACAAAACCCCCTTCTGCTTCAAACTGTCCGCCGGGCTCTACGGAGCCGCCCTACTCGTCTCGGCCGCTGTCTCCGCGGTCTGCTACTTCATTTTCGGTACGGCTTCCGTGAACATGCTCGCCGTGGCGGCCATGATCGCGGCCTTCACCCTGCTCGGCGTGGTCATCCTGTGGGCCCTGCACGGGGCCCTGGTCCGCCCGGCGGCCGTGCTCTCGGAGTTCACCGGTCACATGCTGGACGAGGAGTACGGCCTAGCAGACTCCGACGCCCTGGCCGCCGCCGTGCCGGGCCTCGGCGCCCAGGTGGGCGAGCTGGCCTCGCGCTACAAGGAGCGCCTGGGGTTCGCACGGTCCATCCTGCACGGCCTGCCCATCCCCTGCGCCATCGTGGACACGGACCAGCGGCTGACCTATCTGAACCGGGAATGCCTGAACATGCTCGGCTCCCGAGAGGCGCCCGAGGCCTTCTACGGCCGGATGATCTCCCAGATATTCTACAAGGACGACCGGCGCTCCAAGATCGCGGACTGCATGGCCGAGGACAAGCGCGACATGGACGTGGAGGCGGTCTTCAAGCACGCCGACGGCAGCGACATCAACGTGCTCATCAACCTCTTTCCCCTGCACGACGTGGAAGAACGGGTCATCGGCGGCTGCTGCCTGTACATGAACACCACCCAGCTCAAGCGCCACGAGCGGGAAATCCTCAACCAGAACGAACGGATCGCCACGGCCGCGGGCGAGGCCACGACCATCTCCGGAAAACTGGCCGAGGCCTCCCACCAGTTGGAACGCATGGTCGATCAGGCCCGGCAGGGCTCCCGCGAGCAGACGGACCGGACCACGGAGACCGCCGCCGCCATGGAGGAGATGAACGCCGCCGTGCTCGAGGTCGCCCGCTTCGCCCAGGAGGCGGCCGGAGACGCCCGCACGGCCAACGAGCAGGCCCGCGAGGGCGAGGCCGTGGTCGGCAAGGTCATCGAGGCCATCGACGAGGTCTCGCGCCACGCCTCCGGCCTGAAGCACTCCATGGAGCAGCTCGACCACCGGGCCGAAGAGATCGGCGTGGTCCTCGGGGTCATTGAGGACATCGCGGACCAGACCAACCTCCTGGCCCTGAACGCGGCCATCGAGGCGGCCCGCGCCGGAGAGGCCGGACGGGGCTTCGCCGTGGTGGCCGACGAGGTGCGCAAGCTGGCCGAAAAGACCATGCACGCCACCAGCGAGGTCCACTCGGCGGTCAAGGGCATCCAGGAAGTGGCCCGGGAAAACGTGCGGGCCACCCAGACCGCGGTGGAATCCGTGAATCGCAGCACCGAGCTGGCGGGCCGCTCGGGCGAGGCCTTGGCCTCCATCCTGTCCACCACGCAGGACACGGCCGACCAGGTGCACTCCATCGCGGCCGCCGCCGAGCAGCAGTCCTCGGCCAGCGAACAGATCAGCGCGGCCACCTCGGAGGTGACCCGGGTCTGCGGCGAGACCGACGACCTGATGGTCGAGGCGTCCAAGGCCATCGACCACCTGGCCGAACTGGCCGAACACCTGACCGCCGTGGTCGGCAACATGAAGTGA